In Natrononativus amylolyticus, a single window of DNA contains:
- a CDS encoding bacterio-opsin activator domain-containing protein codes for MTSQRRHQSQRSVTSQHQQGPIVLVSDRDRSDLYERLRTATDRSVTSVTATGEFSLPIEGARGVVIELDCPDRTRRVLERISAAETAVPTVVAPRNGSERLAATALQAGATEYVPSDVEEPADRVLEALASANGTRERTTVESTAREDGEATSDDRLDRVFSTTLPDEAFVISEDGTYLEANTPTESANMKTAPADQLVGERLDDVFPDDVADRLQECVERTLETNEEQSIEYKAATEEGLRWFEGKVIPADERVAGERAVIWLARDITQRAKRERDVRQHRDRLETLDRINVVVRQVIQTLVEAPTRSTIEQEVCERLVDSELYCGSWIGELAGEGTVHYRTGAGEAETFIERVSDLSTDRERPVVTAMQTGEIMVDNEMLQNPEMPAGLQEAAQLHDIRSAIAVPISYDNAVYGVLAVLATREDAFGGREQDAFRLLGETIGFAINAVKNRRLLFSDAVVELELRISGGDTFSFDLSEEHDCSAYLEWTGTNSNGRVYQYVTFEGIDGQTVLEKASAHESIEECRLIHDGDDRCTIEIRLHESGVRTLTDHGVTIRDITVSEGSGTVIVEVPRDADVREIVDAMKRVYEDTELVARREIDQPVQTAIERREGILDRLTDRQLTALRLAYYGGYFDWPRGSTGEEIAEAMDVTPPTMHQHLRRGLYELLSEFFEEGGGTG; via the coding sequence ATGACGAGTCAGCGTCGACACCAGAGTCAACGCAGCGTGACGAGCCAGCACCAGCAGGGCCCGATCGTGCTCGTATCGGACCGCGACCGGAGCGACCTCTACGAGCGGCTTCGAACGGCGACCGATCGCTCGGTCACGAGCGTGACCGCCACGGGCGAGTTCTCGCTCCCAATCGAAGGCGCCCGCGGCGTCGTTATCGAACTCGACTGTCCGGACCGAACTCGACGCGTCCTCGAGCGGATCAGTGCGGCCGAGACGGCGGTTCCGACGGTGGTCGCCCCGCGAAACGGAAGCGAGCGACTCGCCGCGACAGCCCTCCAGGCGGGAGCGACCGAGTACGTTCCGAGCGACGTCGAGGAGCCGGCAGATCGGGTGCTCGAGGCCCTCGCGTCGGCGAACGGGACGCGAGAGCGGACGACAGTCGAATCGACCGCTCGAGAAGACGGCGAGGCGACGAGCGACGACCGGCTAGACCGGGTGTTCAGCACGACCCTCCCCGACGAGGCGTTCGTGATCAGCGAGGACGGCACCTACCTCGAAGCGAACACGCCCACCGAATCCGCGAACATGAAGACCGCGCCGGCGGATCAACTGGTCGGAGAGCGCCTGGACGACGTCTTCCCCGACGACGTCGCCGACCGCCTACAGGAGTGCGTCGAGCGGACCCTCGAGACGAACGAGGAGCAATCTATCGAGTACAAAGCAGCGACCGAAGAGGGGCTACGGTGGTTCGAAGGAAAAGTCATTCCCGCCGACGAACGGGTCGCGGGCGAGCGCGCCGTCATCTGGCTCGCACGAGACATCACCCAGCGAGCGAAACGCGAGCGGGACGTGCGACAGCACCGCGACCGCCTCGAGACCCTCGACCGGATCAACGTCGTCGTCAGGCAGGTCATCCAGACGCTGGTCGAGGCGCCGACCCGCTCGACGATCGAACAGGAAGTCTGTGAACGGCTCGTCGACTCGGAGCTCTACTGTGGCTCCTGGATCGGCGAACTGGCCGGCGAGGGAACCGTTCACTACCGGACCGGGGCGGGCGAGGCGGAGACGTTCATCGAGCGCGTCAGCGATCTCTCGACGGATCGGGAACGCCCCGTCGTGACGGCGATGCAAACCGGAGAGATCATGGTGGACAACGAGATGCTCCAAAATCCCGAGATGCCGGCGGGGCTACAGGAAGCGGCGCAGCTTCACGACATCCGGTCTGCGATCGCCGTGCCGATCAGCTACGACAACGCCGTCTACGGGGTTCTCGCCGTTCTCGCGACGCGCGAGGACGCCTTCGGCGGGCGCGAGCAGGACGCGTTCCGACTGCTCGGAGAGACGATCGGGTTCGCGATCAACGCGGTGAAGAACCGGCGGCTACTCTTTTCTGACGCCGTCGTCGAACTCGAGTTACGCATCTCCGGCGGCGACACGTTCTCGTTCGATCTCTCGGAAGAACACGACTGCTCCGCCTACCTCGAGTGGACCGGCACCAACAGCAACGGGCGGGTCTACCAGTACGTCACGTTCGAAGGGATCGACGGACAGACCGTCCTCGAGAAGGCGAGCGCCCACGAGTCGATCGAGGAGTGTCGGCTGATCCACGACGGGGACGACAGGTGCACGATCGAGATCCGACTCCACGAGTCGGGCGTCCGGACGCTCACGGACCACGGCGTGACGATCCGGGACATCACCGTCAGCGAGGGGAGCGGAACGGTTATCGTGGAGGTTCCCCGCGACGCCGACGTCCGCGAGATCGTCGACGCGATGAAACGGGTGTACGAGGACACCGAGCTGGTGGCCAGACGCGAGATCGACCAGCCAGTCCAGACGGCGATCGAACGCCGCGAGGGGATTCTCGACCGGCTCACGGACCGACAGCTGACGGCGCTTCGACTGGCGTACTACGGCGGCTACTTCGACTGGCCCCGCGGAAGCACCGGCGAAGAGATCGCCGAGGCGATGGACGTCACGCCCCCCACCATGCACCAGCACCTCCGGCGAGGGCTGTACGAACTGCTCAGCGAGTTCTTCGAGGAGGGAGGCGGTACCGGCTAG
- the hutH gene encoding histidine ammonia-lyase: MTRPPVELDGELLTPEEVAAVARDGAEIEIAPGARERVRESRERVEDVVESGEPVYGLNTGFGELVDQRIPPEKIERLQTNLVRSHAAGAGRELTVEEVRAMMVTRINALVKGYSGVRETVVDHLLTLCNEGVHPVVKSRGSLGASGDLAPLAHMSLVLLGEGEAIVDEPTGSEPGTSHRVSGEEALRAAGLEPLSLAPKEGLALINGTQLTVGLASLVVVDAERLLEAADVAGAFTTEVTLGTTASSDPAIHEVRPHAGQLESAARIRELTADSEVVEAHRNCDRVQDAYSLRCLPQVHGAVRDAVAHLREAVEIELNSATDNPLVFDAGRVDDRASGTDRAAVLSGGNFHGIPLALRLEYVRLALADLAAVSERRTDRLLNPNLQEPHLPPFLAPESGLRSGYMIAQYTAAALLNEIRSLGPASIDNTPVSGGQEDHVSMSAQSATNVRRALENATTVVAAELVCAAQAAEFVDDAFDAETPLAFGAGTGAAYDLIREVVPPLEEDRPVHVDVEQAVALIERGLLEEAVAAGLSER; the protein is encoded by the coding sequence GTGACGCGACCCCCGGTCGAACTCGACGGCGAGTTGCTGACGCCGGAGGAGGTCGCGGCGGTGGCTCGAGACGGCGCCGAAATCGAGATCGCTCCCGGTGCTCGCGAACGGGTACGTGAATCCCGCGAGCGCGTCGAGGACGTCGTCGAGAGCGGCGAGCCGGTGTACGGGCTCAACACGGGGTTCGGCGAACTGGTCGACCAGCGCATCCCGCCAGAGAAGATCGAACGCCTCCAGACGAACCTCGTCCGGAGCCACGCCGCCGGCGCGGGGCGCGAACTGACCGTCGAGGAGGTCCGCGCGATGATGGTGACCCGAATCAACGCGCTCGTCAAGGGGTACTCGGGGGTCCGCGAGACCGTGGTCGACCACCTCCTCACCCTGTGTAACGAGGGCGTCCACCCGGTCGTGAAATCCCGCGGCAGTCTGGGTGCGAGCGGCGACCTCGCCCCGCTCGCACACATGTCGCTCGTCCTGCTCGGCGAGGGCGAGGCGATCGTCGACGAGCCCACGGGTAGTGAGCCGGGGACGTCACACCGGGTTTCCGGTGAAGAAGCGCTGCGGGCGGCGGGGCTCGAACCGCTCTCGCTCGCACCCAAGGAGGGGCTCGCGCTGATCAACGGCACCCAGCTAACCGTCGGGCTCGCCTCGCTGGTCGTCGTCGACGCCGAGCGACTCCTCGAGGCGGCCGACGTCGCCGGGGCGTTCACGACGGAGGTGACGCTGGGGACCACGGCCAGCTCGGACCCGGCGATCCACGAGGTCCGCCCGCACGCGGGCCAGCTCGAGAGCGCCGCCCGAATCAGGGAGCTCACGGCCGACAGCGAGGTCGTCGAGGCCCACCGGAACTGCGACCGGGTGCAGGACGCCTACTCGCTGCGGTGTCTCCCGCAGGTCCACGGCGCCGTCCGCGACGCGGTCGCCCACCTTCGCGAGGCCGTCGAGATCGAACTCAACAGCGCCACGGACAACCCGCTCGTCTTCGACGCCGGGCGGGTCGACGACCGCGCCTCGGGCACCGACCGGGCGGCGGTGCTCTCCGGGGGGAACTTCCACGGCATCCCGCTGGCGCTCAGACTCGAGTACGTGAGACTCGCACTCGCGGACCTCGCGGCCGTCTCCGAGCGTCGCACCGATCGGTTGTTGAACCCGAACCTCCAGGAGCCGCACCTGCCGCCGTTTCTCGCCCCCGAGAGCGGGCTCCGCTCGGGGTACATGATCGCCCAGTACACCGCCGCCGCCCTGCTCAACGAGATCCGCTCGCTCGGCCCCGCCTCGATCGACAACACGCCGGTCAGCGGCGGCCAGGAGGATCACGTCAGTATGAGCGCCCAGTCGGCGACGAACGTTCGCCGGGCGCTCGAAAACGCCACGACCGTCGTCGCGGCGGAACTGGTCTGCGCCGCTCAGGCCGCCGAGTTCGTCGACGACGCCTTCGACGCCGAAACCCCGCTCGCGTTCGGCGCCGGGACGGGCGCGGCCTACGACCTGATCCGGGAGGTCGTCCCGCCGCTCGAGGAGGATCGGCCGGTACACGTAGACGTCGAACAGGCCGTCGCGTTGATCGAACGCGGGCTGCTCGAGGAGGCGGTGGCGGCGGGGCTGTCGGAGCGCTGA
- a CDS encoding cation:proton antiporter subunit C, translating to MIEGAIDVLATRYAYALMFVLMGIGMYMMIASQNLVKKLIGVNLFQTAIFLFFVAVAFVEGGKAPVVPAEADPGELAMASPLPHVIVLTAIVVGIALTAVGLALIIRIYAEYGTLREDTLREVRADE from the coding sequence ATGATTGAGGGCGCCATCGACGTGCTCGCCACGCGGTACGCCTACGCGCTCATGTTCGTCCTGATGGGGATCGGGATGTACATGATGATCGCGAGTCAGAACCTCGTGAAGAAGCTGATCGGGGTCAACCTGTTTCAGACGGCGATCTTCCTGTTCTTCGTCGCCGTCGCGTTCGTCGAGGGCGGGAAGGCGCCGGTCGTCCCGGCCGAGGCCGATCCCGGCGAGCTCGCGATGGCGAGCCCGCTTCCCCACGTGATCGTCCTGACCGCCATCGTCGTCGGCATCGCGCTCACCGCGGTGGGACTCGCGCTCATCATCCGCATCTATGCGGAGTACGGAACCCTCCGCGAGGACACCCTCAGGGAGGTGCGTGCCGATGAGTGA
- the mnhG gene encoding monovalent cation/H(+) antiporter subunit G yields MIDALYFWSIIVLLAFGLFFTLVSAVGVIRLPDVYARAHTASQTDTLGAGLALAAVALALGWQHATVYTVLLLFFVFITNPTAAHAIARSAAETGIEPWTADDEEGESR; encoded by the coding sequence GTGATCGACGCGCTCTACTTCTGGTCGATCATCGTCCTCCTCGCCTTCGGGCTGTTCTTCACGCTCGTCTCGGCGGTCGGCGTCATCCGCCTGCCGGACGTCTACGCCCGCGCGCACACGGCCTCACAGACGGACACGCTCGGGGCCGGCCTCGCGCTCGCGGCCGTCGCGCTCGCGCTCGGCTGGCAGCACGCGACGGTGTACACCGTCTTGCTGCTGTTCTTCGTGTTCATCACGAACCCGACGGCCGCACACGCGATCGCCCGTTCGGCCGCGGAGACGGGAATCGAGCCCTGGACCGCCGACGACGAGGAAGGTGAGAGCCGATGA
- a CDS encoding MTH865 family protein: MADEAELREQMTEAFEGADYPISSPMDLVPALPNGPGTKFESEEFSMTAMELNTKLDGGDFPYENVDAFVDDVIEQLKEQDYL, encoded by the coding sequence ATGGCAGACGAAGCGGAACTCCGTGAGCAGATGACCGAGGCGTTCGAAGGCGCAGACTACCCGATCTCGAGTCCGATGGATCTCGTTCCGGCGCTCCCGAACGGGCCGGGGACGAAGTTCGAGTCCGAGGAGTTCTCGATGACGGCGATGGAACTCAACACCAAACTCGACGGCGGCGACTTCCCCTACGAGAACGTCGACGCCTTCGTCGACGACGTTATCGAGCAGTTGAAAGAACAGGACTACCTCTGA
- a CDS encoding quinone-dependent dihydroorotate dehydrogenase, producing the protein MTFYSRIRPLAFRLPPELAHGLGKRALRAAQATRPTRAALERRYRYAHPALEVDLFGETFPNPVGVAAGFDKNAEVTHALAALGFGFVEIGTVTPYPQPGNRKPRLFRLEDDEAMINRMGFNGDGMERVRTRLEADGTPEVPIGVNVGKMNTSGETEALEDYRRVFDRLSGYADYVVVNVSCPNTPDEFDEGSPEHLRAIFETLEAENDTGVPMLVKIGPDSPDESVLELLEIVEAFDLDGIVATNTTTSREGLTAAGRDEWGGLSGKPLEDPATSVVRLLAEHTDLPIVGVGGVDSAESAYEKIRAGASLVQLYTGFVYNGPATAREINRGLIELLERDGFSSVEEAVGADLE; encoded by the coding sequence ATGACGTTCTACTCGAGGATTCGTCCCCTCGCGTTTCGGCTCCCGCCGGAGCTGGCACACGGCCTCGGCAAACGCGCACTTCGGGCCGCCCAGGCCACGCGACCGACGCGCGCCGCGCTCGAGCGGCGGTATCGGTACGCCCACCCGGCGCTCGAGGTCGACCTGTTCGGCGAGACGTTCCCGAACCCCGTCGGCGTCGCCGCCGGGTTCGACAAGAACGCCGAGGTGACACACGCGCTCGCGGCGCTGGGGTTCGGGTTCGTCGAGATCGGAACCGTCACTCCCTACCCCCAGCCGGGCAACCGCAAGCCGCGGCTGTTCCGCCTCGAGGACGACGAGGCGATGATCAACCGGATGGGGTTCAACGGCGACGGGATGGAGCGGGTCCGAACGCGACTCGAGGCCGACGGCACGCCCGAGGTGCCGATCGGCGTCAACGTCGGGAAGATGAACACCTCCGGCGAGACCGAGGCGCTCGAGGACTACCGCCGCGTCTTCGACCGGCTCTCGGGGTACGCCGACTACGTCGTCGTCAACGTCTCCTGTCCGAACACGCCAGACGAGTTCGACGAGGGCTCGCCCGAGCACCTGCGGGCGATCTTCGAGACGCTCGAGGCCGAAAACGACACCGGGGTCCCGATGCTGGTCAAGATCGGCCCCGACTCGCCCGACGAATCCGTGCTCGAACTGCTCGAGATCGTCGAGGCGTTCGATCTCGACGGGATCGTCGCGACGAACACCACGACCAGCCGGGAGGGGCTCACCGCCGCCGGGCGGGACGAGTGGGGCGGTCTGAGCGGGAAGCCACTCGAAGATCCGGCGACGAGCGTCGTTCGGCTTCTCGCCGAGCACACCGACCTGCCGATCGTCGGCGTCGGCGGCGTCGACTCCGCAGAGAGCGCCTACGAGAAGATCCGGGCGGGCGCGTCGCTCGTCCAGCTCTACACCGGCTTCGTCTACAACGGCCCCGCGACCGCCCGCGAGATCAACCGGGGGCTGATCGAACTGCTCGAGCGGGACGGGTTCTCCTCGGTCGAGGAGGCCGTGGGCGCGGACCTCGAGTAG
- a CDS encoding monovalent cation/H+ antiporter subunit E, which yields MATERVLVPLSESITVRQTVSYAVRSRVDDATDTLVCHLVVAIPYDAEVPEGQRTIDDARQLLDRAERWVREDAGNADVEIETAVLGTDEYLFGPRDYADALAAYAEDHDLDCVVLDPEYSPGATAPILRPLERELTDVGLTYEEAPVERSARHERLVGTDSPGKLVALFGISLGFYLVLGDPFYWFDWVTGVAVAGIVSLTLSNVTFATSPTIRYSPVRTLRFGLYVPYLIFEIIKSNLQISLVILRPSMPIEPTLTRVNTKVRSGLPLLALANSITLTPGTLVVRANDQRLVVHTLIVDAREGLFDGALERAVRFVFYGREAAAVATPRERGDTEIIGGDEL from the coding sequence GTGGCGACTGAGCGCGTTCTCGTTCCCCTGTCGGAGTCGATCACCGTCCGGCAGACGGTCAGCTACGCCGTCCGGTCGCGAGTCGACGACGCGACCGACACGCTCGTCTGTCACCTCGTCGTCGCGATCCCGTACGACGCCGAGGTTCCCGAGGGGCAACGGACGATCGACGACGCACGGCAGCTTCTCGACCGAGCCGAACGCTGGGTCCGCGAGGACGCCGGCAACGCCGACGTCGAGATCGAGACGGCCGTCCTCGGAACCGACGAGTACCTGTTCGGTCCGCGAGACTACGCCGACGCGCTCGCGGCGTACGCCGAGGACCACGACCTCGACTGCGTGGTCCTCGACCCGGAGTACAGCCCCGGCGCGACGGCACCGATCCTCCGGCCGCTCGAGCGCGAACTCACGGACGTCGGCCTGACCTACGAGGAGGCGCCGGTCGAGCGATCGGCCCGCCACGAGCGCCTGGTGGGCACCGACAGCCCCGGCAAGCTCGTCGCGCTGTTCGGCATCTCGCTCGGCTTCTATCTCGTCCTCGGCGACCCCTTCTACTGGTTCGACTGGGTGACCGGCGTCGCGGTCGCCGGGATCGTCTCGCTCACGCTCTCGAACGTGACGTTCGCGACGTCGCCGACGATCCGCTACTCGCCGGTTCGTACCCTTAGGTTCGGACTGTACGTTCCGTACCTCATCTTCGAGATCATCAAGTCGAACCTCCAGATCTCCCTGGTGATACTGCGCCCGTCGATGCCGATCGAGCCGACGCTCACGCGGGTGAACACGAAAGTTCGTAGCGGCCTGCCGCTGCTGGCGCTCGCGAACAGTATCACGCTGACGCCCGGCACGCTCGTCGTCCGGGCGAACGATCAGCGGCTGGTCGTCCATACCCTCATCGTCGACGCCCGTGAGGGGCTGTTCGACGGCGCCTTAGAGCGGGCGGTTCGCTTCGTCTTCTACGGCCGGGAGGCGGCGGCAGTCGCGACGCCGCGCGAACGCGGCGACACCGAAATAATCGGTGGTGACGAGCTGTGA
- a CDS encoding MnhB domain-containing protein: MSSEGHNYDDTYTESQVILTAVKIIAPFTLTYGLFMTFHGADTPGGSFQGGAIIGVTVLMLAFAFGIEPTRQWLKNSVVVGLVTGGVAIFIATGFATMALGYNFLEYRAFEDAFGIAHYWGMEAIEVGGVALIVAGVVITLFFAMAAGFTPDRRTRGAEGPGRADGGLESEVGDDD, translated from the coding sequence ATGAGCTCTGAGGGACACAACTACGACGATACGTACACCGAGAGTCAGGTCATCCTGACTGCGGTGAAGATCATCGCCCCCTTCACGCTCACCTACGGGCTGTTCATGACGTTCCACGGCGCCGACACCCCCGGCGGGAGCTTCCAGGGCGGTGCCATCATCGGCGTCACGGTCCTGATGCTCGCCTTCGCCTTCGGCATCGAGCCGACCCGCCAGTGGCTCAAGAACTCCGTCGTCGTCGGCCTCGTCACCGGCGGCGTCGCCATCTTCATCGCCACCGGCTTCGCGACGATGGCGCTCGGCTACAACTTCCTCGAGTACCGCGCGTTCGAGGACGCCTTCGGCATCGCTCACTACTGGGGGATGGAGGCGATCGAGGTCGGCGGCGTCGCGCTGATCGTCGCCGGCGTCGTCATCACGCTGTTCTTCGCGATGGCCGCGGGCTTTACGCCCGACCGGCGCACCCGCGGGGCTGAGGGGCCCGGTCGTGCGGACGGGGGCCTCGAGTCGGAGGTGGGAGACGATGATTGA
- a CDS encoding cation:proton antiporter: MTADLINDVFLAAAALFVVLAILMFYRAVAGPTTQDRLLAVNVLGTNTVVILALLAAGLDEPWFLDVALIYALLNFLMSIAISKFTVERGGVL; encoded by the coding sequence GTGACTGCGGATCTCATCAACGACGTCTTCCTCGCGGCGGCGGCGCTGTTCGTCGTTCTGGCGATCCTGATGTTCTACCGGGCGGTCGCGGGGCCGACCACGCAGGACCGCCTGCTCGCGGTGAACGTCCTCGGGACGAACACCGTGGTCATCCTCGCCCTGCTCGCGGCGGGGCTCGACGAGCCGTGGTTCCTCGACGTCGCGCTGATCTACGCGCTGCTCAACTTCCTGATGTCGATCGCCATCTCGAAGTTCACCGTCGAGCGAGGTGGTGTGCTGTGA
- the hutI gene encoding imidazolonepropionase produces MTAPGAGPKGAAGHTTVVHDAAELVVGPADPDTRSDRPLEILEDAALVAVGGEVVATGPTDELTREYPIENADTAVDASGKAVVPGFVDPHTHAVFAGDRSDEFEAKLRGKTYQEILAEGGGILRTVRATRETSTDDLVENLLAHLDVMLARGSTTVEVKSGYGLETETELRTLEAIARADERHPIDLVPTFLGAHAVPEGRDAAEYVDEVVEEQLPAVADQGIAEFCDVFCEQGVFNVSQSRRVLEAGIEHDLTPKVHAEELSHLGGTKLAAEVGAASADHLLHSTDEDVEALIEAGTVPVLLPGTAFGLGADYADARAFLDAGAPVAVATDFNPNCHSRSMEFVQTLSCVEMGMTPAEALVAATKNAALAIDRDDGTGTLREGAPADALVLEAPSYAHVAYRFDTSAVETVLKGGVVAARTGDRP; encoded by the coding sequence ATGACGGCCCCCGGAGCGGGCCCGAAGGGCGCCGCCGGGCACACGACGGTCGTCCACGACGCCGCCGAACTCGTCGTCGGTCCCGCGGACCCGGACACGAGGTCGGACCGGCCACTCGAGATCCTCGAGGACGCCGCGCTCGTCGCCGTCGGCGGCGAGGTCGTCGCGACCGGGCCGACCGACGAACTCACGCGCGAGTACCCGATCGAAAACGCCGATACCGCCGTCGACGCGAGCGGGAAGGCGGTGGTTCCCGGATTCGTCGACCCGCACACCCACGCCGTCTTCGCGGGCGACAGATCCGACGAGTTCGAGGCGAAACTGCGCGGGAAGACGTACCAGGAGATCCTCGCGGAGGGCGGAGGCATTTTACGAACCGTCCGCGCCACGCGGGAGACGAGTACCGACGATCTGGTCGAGAACCTCCTCGCCCACCTCGACGTCATGCTCGCCCGCGGGTCGACCACGGTCGAGGTCAAATCGGGGTACGGCCTCGAGACCGAGACCGAACTTCGGACGCTCGAGGCGATCGCCCGCGCCGACGAGCGCCACCCGATCGACCTCGTCCCGACGTTCCTGGGCGCCCACGCCGTCCCCGAAGGTCGGGACGCTGCGGAGTACGTCGACGAGGTCGTTGAGGAACAGCTCCCCGCCGTCGCCGACCAGGGGATCGCCGAGTTCTGCGACGTCTTCTGCGAGCAGGGCGTCTTCAACGTCTCCCAGTCGAGGCGGGTGCTCGAGGCCGGCATCGAACACGACCTGACGCCGAAGGTCCACGCCGAGGAACTCTCGCATCTGGGCGGAACGAAACTCGCGGCCGAGGTGGGAGCGGCGAGTGCGGACCACCTGCTCCACTCGACCGACGAGGACGTCGAGGCGCTGATCGAGGCCGGAACCGTCCCCGTCTTGCTGCCGGGTACCGCGTTCGGCCTCGGTGCCGACTACGCCGACGCGCGGGCGTTCCTCGACGCCGGCGCGCCGGTGGCGGTCGCGACAGACTTCAACCCTAACTGTCACTCGCGGTCGATGGAATTCGTCCAGACGCTGTCGTGCGTCGAGATGGGGATGACTCCCGCGGAGGCGCTCGTCGCCGCGACGAAGAACGCAGCGCTCGCGATCGACCGCGACGACGGCACGGGAACGCTTCGCGAGGGCGCACCGGCCGACGCGCTGGTGCTCGAGGCGCCGTCGTACGCCCACGTCGCCTACCGGTTCGACACCTCGGCGGTCGAAACGGTGCTCAAAGGCGGTGTCGTCGCGGCCCGGACGGGTGATCGGCCGTGA
- a CDS encoding ribbon-helix-helix domain-containing protein translates to MAKDTVRYPDDVVEEIDALVEDGMFESKSEFYRFSAEYVLTLVNPDHEVETFNFDEIKSELRIDEQVQPGAIGTDGGTFFLDAVITIRKYGLRGNYEAAERFIDTHYDPTDQECLILEELLGTYRDRAGGQSV, encoded by the coding sequence ATGGCCAAGGACACCGTCAGGTACCCGGACGACGTCGTCGAGGAGATCGACGCCCTCGTCGAAGACGGGATGTTCGAGAGCAAGTCCGAGTTCTACCGGTTCTCCGCGGAGTACGTTCTCACGCTCGTCAACCCCGACCACGAGGTCGAGACGTTCAACTTCGACGAGATCAAGTCCGAGCTCCGTATCGACGAGCAGGTACAGCCGGGGGCGATCGGAACCGACGGTGGGACGTTCTTTCTCGACGCCGTGATCACGATCCGGAAGTACGGTCTCCGGGGGAACTACGAGGCCGCCGAACGCTTCATCGACACCCACTACGACCCCACCGACCAGGAGTGTCTGATTCTCGAGGAACTCCTCGGAACGTACCGCGACCGGGCCGGCGGCCAGTCGGTGTAG
- a CDS encoding DUF4040 domain-containing protein — MSAVAYTLAVFILATAVATALFRDVLSAIVVFGAYSLGMAILYTYLLAPDVAMTEAAIGAGVTTILLLLTIARTSRPSTDKLFESVNVPGVIAAGAFVLVLLTLLPEMYAVGDPDAPIWGGGVLEQTPSLYYVQNTYADTSAQNAVSAVLASYRGFDTFGEAVVVFAAGIAVLLVLKREVFT, encoded by the coding sequence ATGAGCGCCGTCGCCTACACGCTCGCGGTGTTCATCCTCGCGACCGCCGTCGCCACGGCCTTGTTCCGCGACGTCCTCTCGGCGATCGTCGTCTTCGGAGCGTACAGCCTGGGGATGGCGATCCTCTACACCTACCTGCTCGCACCCGACGTCGCGATGACAGAGGCCGCGATCGGCGCCGGCGTGACGACGATCCTGCTGTTGCTGACGATCGCCCGGACGAGTCGGCCGTCGACCGACAAACTGTTCGAGTCGGTCAACGTGCCGGGCGTGATCGCCGCCGGCGCGTTCGTCCTCGTATTGCTGACGCTGTTGCCCGAGATGTACGCGGTCGGCGATCCGGACGCACCGATCTGGGGCGGAGGCGTGCTCGAGCAGACGCCCTCGCTCTACTACGTTCAGAACACCTACGCCGACACGAGCGCCCAGAACGCCGTGAGCGCGGTGCTGGCCTCCTACCGAGGATTCGACACCTTCGGGGAGGCCGTCGTCGTCTTCGCGGCGGGGATCGCCGTTCTCCTCGTCCTCAAACGGGAGGTGTTCACCTGA